The Micrococcales bacterium sequence AAATCCCCATCAAGGCGGGTACAGCGATAATGCCTCCGCCCACACCAAAAAGCCCGGCACATAACCCCATCACCAGCCCCAAGGCAACTAGCCCAATCCAAATGCCAGGCCCTGTCCCCAGGCTGGCCGCCCTTTGTGGCACATAAAACAGCATGACCAAGGCGGTGGCGACTTGCAGGCCAACAAAACCCCAGGTCACCTTCTTGACCGCAATGCGCCGTAGCAGACGGGCGCCCAGCAGTGACCCGCCCATACCGCCAACGGCCACTAGCAGGGCCGGTAGCCAAGCCACTTCGGCTTTGACGGCATAACCGATGGCCCCAACTGTGGCGGTTGGCACAATGGCGAACAGCGATGTGGCCGAGGCCTGGCGTTGGTCCAGATGTGCCACCAGGATCAGCAGAGGCACCATGATCAGGCCGCCGCCCACGCCAAACATGCCGCTGATGAACCCGGCCACCAGACCGACCGCGACAAAGCGCGCCATCAGCGGACCAGCTTAA is a genomic window containing:
- a CDS encoding sulfite exporter TauE/SafE family protein — translated: MARFVAVGLVAGFISGMFGVGGGLIMVPLLILVAHLDQRQASATSLFAIVPTATVGAIGYAVKAEVAWLPALLVAVGGMGGSLLGARLLRRIAVKKVTWGFVGLQVATALVMLFYVPQRAASLGTGPGIWIGLVALGLVMGLCAGLFGVGGGIIAVPALMGIFGAGDLLARGTSLVVMVPTAITGTVSNWRHGLVQVPAALATGLSAMASSWAGTWAAAAVSPKVGNLAFAGILAIGAWQLSRKNLRRS